From the genome of Acidobacteriota bacterium, one region includes:
- a CDS encoding zinc ribbon domain-containing protein — MDLLIQYLLWVVVFALVGAAIGQKRGRALAGFFLGGLIGPLGWLVLLLGPDYSGQFRKCPYCAESVKTEAVICKHCGKSLGSAGSVAAAFGSSPPRAIRSSDDDFDEWQRGQETKTRKPTG, encoded by the coding sequence ATGGACTTGCTGATTCAATACTTGCTCTGGGTCGTGGTCTTTGCGCTCGTCGGTGCTGCAATCGGGCAGAAGCGTGGAAGAGCGCTTGCTGGGTTCTTTCTAGGCGGATTGATCGGTCCCTTGGGCTGGCTGGTTCTTCTGCTCGGCCCTGACTATTCAGGGCAGTTTCGGAAGTGCCCATATTGTGCGGAGTCGGTGAAGACGGAAGCAGTCATCTGCAAGCATTGCGGCAAGAGCCTCGGATCGGCCGGGTCCGTGGCCGCTGCCTTTGGTTCGTCGCCGCCTCGCGCCATTAGATCATCCGACGACGACTTCGATGAGTGGCAGCGAGGTCAAGAGACCAAGACCCGCAAGCCAACCGGCTGA
- a CDS encoding HEPN domain-containing protein has product MTDRTRSHLLKAQELEASIDPTGLWSLQITQSQDAAEHAFRAILFGMGINRLSDHRLDIVARQHQQLLTGVWPCLEPLLPDYAWLWEWRNVARYAHVDAPPEATPEITEHDLNRARQTTKKLVEIAQSLV; this is encoded by the coding sequence ATGACCGACCGAACGCGAAGCCATCTCCTGAAGGCGCAAGAGCTCGAAGCAAGTATCGACCCGACGGGCCTCTGGTCTTTGCAGATTACGCAATCACAGGACGCCGCCGAGCACGCGTTCCGGGCAATCCTCTTCGGCATGGGCATCAATCGACTGTCTGACCATCGGCTCGACATCGTTGCGCGGCAGCACCAACAACTGCTGACGGGTGTGTGGCCCTGTTTGGAGCCGTTACTTCCGGACTATGCGTGGCTGTGGGAGTGGCGGAATGTTGCCCGTTACGCACATGTCGACGCGCCGCCTGAGGCCACCCCGGAGATCACCGAACACGACCTGAACCGGGCAAGGCAGACAACGAAGAAACTGGTCGAGATTGCTCAGTCGCTGGTGTAG
- a CDS encoding endonuclease/exonuclease/phosphatase family protein, producing MRIATWNLERLPTAWRRSVIQSQLREVNADIWILTETSSGLSPGKDYKLVSSGAPDRLGDQGEVWVAIWSRFPIRQIDVFGDPARSAAASISLPNSQRLGVCGTVLPWRGSPWRSYPSAGAVAFSAALEAQKADWHRINAEHDGLCVAGDFNQDLSAKSYYWSAKARALLSSALAECNLQAVTADPTDPVRTLTQQERASIDHICLPRQWHTSAPPVAWPRFLDGRPMSDHFGVYVDLPDA from the coding sequence GTGCGCATAGCAACGTGGAACCTTGAAAGGCTGCCGACCGCTTGGCGCCGATCCGTCATCCAATCGCAACTGCGAGAGGTGAACGCCGATATCTGGATTCTCACGGAAACCTCTAGCGGCCTTTCTCCGGGCAAGGACTACAAGCTCGTCTCCTCGGGTGCCCCGGATCGCCTTGGAGACCAGGGTGAGGTCTGGGTTGCAATCTGGTCGCGCTTTCCCATCCGGCAGATTGATGTCTTTGGAGATCCGGCACGATCAGCAGCGGCGTCAATATCGCTTCCAAACAGCCAACGCCTCGGCGTTTGCGGAACCGTCCTTCCCTGGCGAGGCAGTCCGTGGCGCTCGTATCCGTCTGCGGGTGCAGTGGCCTTTTCGGCCGCCCTTGAAGCACAAAAAGCCGATTGGCATCGCATCAATGCAGAGCACGATGGGCTATGCGTTGCCGGCGACTTTAACCAAGACCTGTCCGCCAAGTCTTACTACTGGTCAGCCAAGGCTCGTGCGCTTCTTTCCTCGGCGTTGGCGGAGTGCAATCTGCAAGCGGTTACCGCGGACCCAACGGATCCCGTCCGAACGCTGACGCAACAAGAGCGAGCATCGATCGATCACATTTGCCTACCCAGGCAGTGGCATACATCGGCACCACCGGTGGCTTGGCCGCGATTCCTCGACGGGCGCCCCATGAGCGACCACTTCGGCGTCTACGTCGATTTGCCGGATGCCTAA
- a CDS encoding recombinase family protein, translated as MTVAIYARVSTADQTCENQLIERRRYCVARSWAVVEYVDHGVSGAREIRPALDAMLIAVKRRKVDSVVVWRLDRLGRNLRHLILMLDELQALGVAFVSLGEGIDTSTPAGRLQLHILGAMAEFERARISERVMIGLARAKAQGQRLGRPRRRVTETEIEGTSGLSVREAAGVLGVSKSFVANWRRQ; from the coding sequence ATGACTGTCGCCATCTACGCCCGCGTGAGCACCGCCGATCAAACCTGCGAGAACCAGCTGATCGAGCGGCGGCGATACTGCGTCGCGCGGTCCTGGGCAGTAGTGGAGTATGTCGACCACGGTGTCTCTGGCGCCCGCGAGATCCGCCCCGCGCTCGATGCGATGCTGATCGCGGTCAAGCGCCGAAAGGTCGACTCGGTGGTGGTGTGGCGTTTGGATCGTCTCGGCCGAAACCTGAGGCACCTGATCCTGATGCTCGATGAGCTCCAGGCACTGGGCGTGGCATTTGTCAGTCTGGGCGAGGGGATCGACACGTCGACGCCGGCTGGCCGGCTCCAGCTGCATATCTTGGGTGCCATGGCCGAGTTCGAGCGCGCACGAATCTCGGAGCGTGTGATGATCGGATTGGCTCGTGCGAAGGCTCAGGGGCAGCGCCTGGGGCGCCCCCGTCGCCGGGTGACGGAGACAGAGATCGAGGGCACAAGCGGGCTGTCAGTGCGGGAGGCGGCCGGCGTGCTCGGGGTGTCTAAGAGCTTCGTCGCGAACTGGCGCCGGCAATAA
- a CDS encoding class I SAM-dependent DNA methyltransferase, whose product MTLTHEDLKSTLWDAANTLRGSAVDRTDWKGYILPLLFFKRICDVWDEETTEAAETFGDVDPAAFPEVHRFSVPQGCHWRDVRETATNVGAALLHAMQEIERANPDTLYRVFGTADWGNREKFTDELLKDLIEGFSAVSLGNMAVSTDVLGDAYEYLIGKFADVTRRNKAGEFYTPRSVVRMMVEMLDPKEGESIYDPACGTGGMLLGAIEHATREGGDPRKFYGKIYGQEKNLTTSSIARMNLVLHGIEDFQIAREDTLRNPAFADASTGGLLTFDCVIANPPFSLKEWGRELWEADPWGRAKYGIPPESYGDYAFVQHMIASMAPTGNSRMAVVLPQGALFRKAAEGNIRTALLKEDLIEAVIGLAPNLFYGTQLAGCVVVLRRKKPVARRKKVLIVDASRLFRRGRAQNFLDPEHAEQIVASYRAFEEVKDRAKVVSLDAIEEEGWTLNISRYVLPPIGADIPPLPEAVEALKTALAEARAAEDYLRKVLTEGGWLN is encoded by the coding sequence ATGACGCTGACGCACGAAGACCTCAAGTCCACGCTCTGGGACGCCGCGAACACCCTGCGCGGCTCCGCGGTCGATCGCACCGACTGGAAGGGCTATATCCTGCCTCTGCTTTTCTTTAAGCGGATCTGCGACGTTTGGGACGAGGAGACGACCGAAGCCGCCGAGACCTTCGGCGATGTCGATCCTGCCGCGTTTCCCGAAGTCCACCGCTTCTCGGTTCCGCAGGGCTGTCACTGGAGAGACGTCCGGGAGACCGCGACGAATGTCGGGGCGGCGCTGCTTCACGCCATGCAGGAGATCGAGCGTGCCAACCCCGACACCTTGTATCGCGTCTTCGGCACTGCGGACTGGGGCAATCGCGAGAAATTCACCGACGAGCTGCTCAAGGACCTGATCGAGGGCTTCTCGGCCGTCTCGCTCGGCAACATGGCGGTCAGCACAGATGTCCTTGGCGACGCATACGAATACCTGATCGGCAAGTTCGCCGACGTCACCCGACGCAACAAGGCCGGCGAGTTCTACACCCCGCGCAGCGTGGTGCGGATGATGGTCGAGATGCTCGACCCGAAGGAAGGCGAATCCATCTACGACCCGGCCTGCGGTACCGGCGGCATGCTGCTCGGGGCGATCGAGCACGCTACGCGTGAAGGTGGCGACCCGCGGAAATTTTACGGCAAGATCTACGGCCAGGAGAAGAACCTCACCACTTCGTCCATCGCGCGAATGAACCTGGTGCTGCATGGCATCGAGGACTTCCAGATCGCCCGCGAGGACACTCTCCGCAACCCTGCCTTCGCGGACGCGAGCACAGGTGGCCTACTCACCTTCGACTGCGTCATCGCCAACCCGCCGTTCTCGCTCAAAGAATGGGGCCGTGAGCTGTGGGAAGCGGATCCGTGGGGTAGGGCGAAATATGGCATCCCTCCTGAGAGCTACGGCGACTACGCCTTCGTGCAACACATGATCGCGTCCATGGCGCCAACCGGCAACAGCCGCATGGCGGTGGTGCTCCCGCAGGGCGCGCTGTTCCGCAAGGCTGCCGAGGGCAACATCCGCACGGCGCTGCTCAAGGAGGATCTGATCGAGGCGGTCATTGGTTTGGCGCCGAATCTCTTCTACGGCACCCAGCTCGCCGGCTGCGTAGTTGTCCTCCGGCGGAAAAAGCCCGTCGCGCGCCGGAAGAAAGTGCTCATCGTCGACGCGTCGAGGCTCTTCCGGAGAGGCCGCGCCCAGAACTTCCTGGATCCCGAGCACGCCGAGCAGATCGTCGCGTCGTACCGCGCTTTCGAGGAGGTGAAGGACCGCGCCAAGGTCGTGTCGCTCGATGCGATCGAGGAGGAAGGTTGGACACTCAATATCTCGCGCTACGTGTTGCCGCCCATCGGCGCCGACATCCCCCCGCTGCCGGAGGCCGTCGAGGCGCTCAAGACCGCTCTCGCGGAGGCACGAGCCGCTGAGGATTATCTGCGCAAGGTGCTCACCGAGGGCGGGTGGCTGAATTGA
- a CDS encoding class I SAM-dependent DNA methyltransferase, translating into MAELSAHLTQKELEVHLWGAATLLRGLIDASDYKQYIFPLLFFKRLTDVWDEDYQQAIADTGDAGYAAATANDRFKIPEGAHWKDVRAASRDIGRALLNAFQSIEAANPERLRGVFGNAPWTDKAQVPDGTLKNLIEHFSKHALSLTNVPEDELGNGYEYLIKQFADDSGHTAQEFYTNRTLVHLMAQMLEPQAGESIYDPTCGTGGMLISCLAEVKRRGGDTRTTGLYGQELINITAAIARMNLVLHGVSDFQIASGNTLAAPAFADHGRLRTFDVVLANPPYSIKKWNRAAWESDAWGRNFLGTPPQGRADYAFFQHILKSMDSATGRCAILFPHGVLFRNAEHDMRRKLVETDLVDCVLGLGPGLFYNSAMEACVVICRSNKPKSRRGKVLLIDAAHEFAREGAQSFLHTGHQDRILAAYRAFADAPGFAALVSIEDVLAKGSSLSIPLYVKKPKSQVASGEDNDLAEGWVALDQGGRDYWTQMDALVDMLDGLVAEEANGD; encoded by the coding sequence GTGGCTGAATTGAGCGCGCATCTTACGCAGAAAGAACTTGAGGTGCACCTGTGGGGAGCGGCCACGCTGCTTCGCGGCTTAATCGACGCGAGCGACTACAAGCAGTACATCTTTCCGCTGCTCTTCTTCAAGCGCCTGACCGACGTGTGGGACGAGGACTATCAGCAGGCCATCGCCGACACCGGCGACGCCGGCTACGCAGCTGCCACCGCCAATGACCGTTTCAAGATTCCCGAAGGCGCCCACTGGAAAGATGTGCGGGCTGCCTCGCGCGATATCGGCCGCGCGCTGCTCAATGCATTCCAGAGCATTGAAGCGGCCAACCCCGAGCGGCTGCGCGGGGTGTTCGGAAACGCGCCATGGACCGACAAGGCCCAGGTACCGGACGGCACGCTCAAGAACCTGATCGAGCACTTCTCGAAGCACGCGCTCAGCCTGACAAACGTGCCTGAGGACGAGCTCGGCAACGGCTACGAATACCTCATCAAGCAGTTCGCGGACGACAGTGGCCACACGGCGCAGGAGTTCTACACCAACCGCACGCTGGTGCATCTCATGGCGCAGATGCTGGAACCGCAAGCTGGCGAAAGCATCTACGACCCCACCTGCGGCACTGGAGGCATGCTCATCTCCTGTCTCGCCGAGGTGAAGCGCCGCGGCGGTGATACACGCACGACGGGTCTCTATGGGCAGGAACTCATCAACATCACCGCCGCCATCGCACGGATGAACCTCGTGCTCCACGGCGTGTCGGACTTTCAGATCGCGAGTGGCAACACGCTCGCCGCGCCTGCCTTCGCCGACCACGGCCGCCTGCGCACGTTCGACGTGGTGCTGGCCAATCCGCCCTACTCGATCAAAAAGTGGAACCGCGCGGCGTGGGAGAGCGACGCTTGGGGCCGTAACTTCCTCGGCACGCCGCCGCAGGGCCGCGCCGACTACGCTTTCTTCCAGCACATCCTCAAGAGTATGGACTCGGCGACCGGCCGCTGCGCGATCCTCTTCCCGCACGGCGTGCTCTTCCGAAACGCGGAGCACGACATGCGGCGCAAGCTCGTCGAGACCGACCTCGTCGATTGTGTGCTGGGGCTCGGGCCCGGCCTGTTCTATAACTCTGCGATGGAGGCGTGCGTCGTCATCTGTCGCAGCAATAAACCAAAGTCGCGACGGGGCAAGGTTCTGCTTATCGATGCCGCCCATGAGTTCGCTCGAGAGGGTGCTCAGAGCTTCCTCCACACCGGGCACCAAGACCGCATCCTTGCTGCGTATCGAGCCTTCGCGGACGCGCCCGGCTTCGCGGCCTTGGTGTCCATTGAGGACGTCCTTGCCAAGGGCAGCAGTCTGTCCATCCCGCTTTATGTGAAAAAGCCCAAGTCGCAGGTCGCGTCAGGCGAAGACAACGATCTCGCCGAGGGGTGGGTCGCGCTTGATCAGGGCGGGAGGGATTACTGGACCCAGATGGACGCGTTGGTGGACATGCTCGACGGCCTCGTCGCTGAGGAGGCCAACGGTGACTGA
- a CDS encoding HsdR family type I site-specific deoxyribonuclease produces the protein MSSFNESNTVEAFFRDRLCGGLTHHTAVGPGLARQNGRISGLGWHFLSAVYLARQPQEVFVADQLREALIRLNPSIAAQPDRVDDVLHRLRAIVMTVRDSGLVKANEEFVAWLLGERSMPFGDNGEHVTLRLIDFDDIEQNQFVVTQQFIFRAGKTEKRADLVLLVNGIPLVLIEAKTPVRSSQSWLDGALQVHDDYEKNVPELFVPNVFSVATEGKEYRYGAVGMPVDLWGPWRVEDDDSLPAMAQVEKAVSSMLSPGVVLDLLANFTAYATHKGKRRIKIIARYQQVDGVNKIIERVVAGQPRKGLIWHFQGSGKSLLMLFAARKLRLHPALRNPTVLVVVDRIDLDSQISGTFYAADMPNLVRTESRRELQDLLGKDARKVIITTIHKFAEADGILNDRGNIIVMVDEAHRTQEGDLGRKMRDALPNAFLFGLTGTPINRADKNTFYAFGADEDEGGYISRYGFEDSIRDGATKPLHFEPRLVELHIDQKAIEEAYRELTAGLTDEDRDKLGKAAAKMAVLVKSPARIGAICADIAQHFQEKVAPNGFGAQVVTFDRQSCVLYKEELDRHLPPEVSDIVMSVNSGEETYLPYRRDRDAEEKLLDRFRDPKDPLKILVVTSKLLTGFDAPILQSMYLDKPLRDHTLLQAICRTNRPYGEEKTHGLIVDYLGIFDDVALALQFDEEGVRKAVSNIAELVGRLPGAVQKCLAYFAGCDRTLQGYEGLIAAQECLPTNDTRDAFAADFSVLARIWEAASPDPVLTQFEKDYRWLAQVYESLKPSTGTGRLLWHRLGAKTIELIHQNVHVEAVRDDLDTLVLDAELLEAVLGVPDPTRKAKEVTIKLTARLRKHAGNPKFKALAERLEDLKNRHQQGLLVSIDFLKELLELAKDVVKLERETPVAEEIDRGKAALTELFEQAKNGETPIMVKRVVDDIDEIVRAVRFDGWQNTHAGEREVKIALRKTLFKYKLHQDTALFEKAYGYIREYY, from the coding sequence ATGAGTAGTTTCAATGAGAGCAATACCGTCGAAGCATTCTTTCGTGACCGCCTCTGCGGCGGCCTAACGCATCACACCGCTGTCGGGCCTGGGCTGGCGCGACAGAATGGTCGGATCAGTGGCCTCGGATGGCACTTCCTGAGCGCCGTGTATCTCGCGCGTCAGCCGCAGGAGGTCTTCGTTGCGGACCAGCTGCGCGAGGCACTCATCCGGCTTAACCCCTCTATTGCCGCTCAGCCCGACCGCGTAGATGACGTGCTCCATCGCCTGCGGGCGATCGTCATGACCGTTCGTGATAGTGGCCTCGTAAAGGCCAACGAGGAGTTCGTTGCCTGGCTCTTGGGCGAGCGTTCGATGCCTTTCGGTGACAATGGCGAGCACGTCACCCTCCGCCTCATCGACTTCGACGACATCGAACAGAACCAGTTCGTCGTCACCCAGCAGTTCATCTTCCGCGCCGGCAAGACGGAGAAGCGCGCTGACCTCGTGCTGCTGGTCAACGGCATCCCGCTCGTCTTGATTGAAGCCAAGACGCCGGTGCGTTCCAGCCAGAGCTGGCTCGACGGGGCGCTGCAGGTGCACGACGACTACGAGAAGAACGTCCCCGAGTTGTTTGTGCCGAACGTGTTCTCGGTCGCGACCGAGGGCAAGGAGTATCGCTACGGCGCGGTGGGCATGCCGGTCGATCTGTGGGGACCGTGGCGGGTTGAAGATGACGACTCTCTTCCGGCGATGGCGCAGGTGGAGAAGGCGGTCAGCTCGATGCTCAGCCCCGGCGTGGTGCTCGACCTGCTCGCCAACTTTACCGCGTATGCCACTCACAAGGGAAAGCGGCGGATCAAGATCATCGCCCGCTATCAGCAGGTCGACGGCGTCAACAAGATCATCGAGCGAGTCGTCGCAGGCCAGCCCCGTAAGGGCCTGATTTGGCATTTCCAAGGCTCGGGGAAGTCGCTCCTGATGCTCTTTGCCGCGCGCAAGCTCCGCCTGCATCCGGCCCTAAGGAATCCGACGGTGCTGGTGGTGGTGGACCGGATCGATCTTGACAGCCAGATCTCTGGCACCTTTTACGCTGCGGACATGCCCAACTTGGTGCGGACCGAGAGCCGGAGGGAGCTGCAGGATCTGCTCGGGAAGGATGCCCGCAAGGTCATCATCACGACGATTCACAAGTTTGCCGAGGCGGACGGCATCCTCAACGACCGCGGAAATATTATCGTGATGGTGGACGAGGCTCATCGCACCCAGGAAGGGGACCTCGGACGCAAGATGCGCGATGCGCTGCCGAATGCGTTCCTGTTCGGCCTGACCGGCACGCCGATCAACCGCGCCGACAAGAACACCTTTTATGCGTTCGGCGCAGACGAGGACGAAGGTGGCTACATCAGCCGCTACGGCTTCGAGGACTCCATTCGCGACGGGGCCACCAAACCGCTCCACTTCGAGCCGCGCCTCGTCGAGCTCCACATCGACCAAAAGGCCATCGAGGAGGCCTATCGTGAGCTCACCGCCGGCCTGACCGACGAGGACCGCGACAAGCTAGGTAAGGCCGCCGCGAAGATGGCCGTGCTGGTGAAGTCGCCGGCGCGCATTGGCGCAATCTGCGCCGACATCGCACAGCACTTTCAGGAGAAAGTTGCACCGAATGGCTTCGGCGCACAGGTCGTCACCTTCGACCGTCAGAGCTGCGTCCTGTATAAGGAGGAACTTGACCGGCACCTGCCGCCCGAGGTGTCAGACATTGTCATGTCGGTGAACAGCGGCGAGGAAACCTACCTGCCTTACCGCCGCGATCGGGACGCCGAGGAGAAGCTTCTGGACCGGTTCCGCGATCCGAAGGACCCTCTGAAGATACTGGTCGTGACCTCGAAACTTCTTACCGGTTTCGACGCGCCGATTCTCCAGTCGATGTACCTCGACAAGCCGCTCCGGGACCACACGCTTCTACAGGCCATCTGCCGCACGAACCGACCATACGGCGAGGAGAAGACTCACGGCCTGATTGTTGACTACCTCGGCATCTTCGACGATGTGGCGCTGGCGCTGCAGTTCGACGAGGAGGGCGTCCGGAAGGCGGTGTCGAACATCGCCGAACTCGTCGGCAGACTGCCCGGGGCGGTGCAGAAGTGCCTGGCGTACTTCGCCGGCTGCGACCGCACCCTGCAGGGCTACGAGGGACTCATCGCCGCGCAGGAGTGCCTGCCGACCAACGACACCCGCGACGCCTTCGCGGCCGACTTCAGCGTGCTCGCGCGCATCTGGGAGGCCGCCTCGCCCGATCCGGTCCTGACCCAGTTCGAGAAGGACTATCGCTGGCTCGCGCAGGTGTACGAGTCACTGAAGCCCTCGACTGGCACCGGGCGGCTGCTCTGGCACCGGCTCGGCGCGAAGACCATCGAACTGATCCACCAGAACGTCCATGTAGAGGCCGTCCGCGATGACTTGGACACGCTGGTCCTGGACGCTGAGCTGCTCGAAGCCGTCCTCGGCGTCCCGGATCCGACCCGCAAAGCGAAGGAAGTCACGATCAAGCTGACTGCCCGCCTGCGCAAGCACGCCGGGAACCCGAAGTTCAAGGCATTGGCGGAGCGACTGGAGGACCTGAAGAACCGACATCAGCAGGGGCTGCTCGTCAGCATCGATTTCCTCAAGGAACTGCTCGAGCTGGCGAAGGACGTTGTGAAACTCGAGCGCGAGACGCCGGTCGCGGAAGAAATCGACCGCGGCAAGGCGGCGCTGACCGAGCTCTTCGAGCAGGCCAAGAACGGTGAGACACCGATCATGGTGAAGCGGGTCGTCGACGACATTGACGAGATCGTCCGCGCGGTGCGTTTTGACGGTTGGCAGAACACGCATGCCGGCGAGCGCGAGGTAAAGATTGCGCTGAGGAAGACGCTTTTCAAGTACAAGCTGCACCAGGACACCGCGCTTTTCGAGAAGGCGTATGGGTACATCCGCGAGTACTACTGA
- a CDS encoding M1 family metallopeptidase: protein MMPLRIRLVLAILALTLVAGSRAGADTYPRQPGIDARHYVFRLTLLTTDSNEIQGETTATFRVLTAGLRELALDLATPRADGKGMTVAGVTAPAGPVPFTHRDNRLRLTLPAGLAAGQDVTFTIAYRGIPADGLRLINNIHGDRTAFSENWYNRARQWLPMIDHVADKATGEFLITTRADYQVIANGALVEELDLPGGQRRTHWRQDVPISSWLYAVGVARFAVRHEGLVRGVPLEYWVFPQDAEKGFALFEKDARRSFEFYADWVGPFAYQKLAHVEAAGMGGGTEHASSIFYGEKGITAGNGPVVHEVAHQWFGNAVTENDWNDIWLSEGFATYFTLLYTEHAEGRDAFAEGLRRSRATVLKLEASLPNTPIVHVNHDDATREPTNGLVYQKGAWMLHMLREQVGTETFWRGIRDYYRRYMNTTASTDDFRQVMEQTSGQDLAWFFRQWLNRAGVPELSGTWRYDAAAREVVVTVRQTQAADPYRLSLGVGLVPAAGGLPAVRQMAVDGRETTMRFPAATEPAAVLLDPAVSTLASFGAFAKARP, encoded by the coding sequence ATGATGCCGCTCCGGATCCGTCTCGTTCTGGCAATTCTCGCGCTCACGCTGGTGGCGGGCAGCCGCGCGGGCGCCGATACTTATCCACGGCAGCCCGGCATCGACGCCCGTCACTACGTGTTTCGCCTCACGCTGCTGACCACTGATTCAAACGAGATCCAGGGCGAGACGACGGCCACCTTCAGGGTGTTGACCGCGGGCCTGCGCGAGCTGGCGCTCGACCTTGCGACTCCTCGCGCCGACGGTAAGGGCATGACCGTCGCCGGCGTCACCGCGCCGGCCGGGCCCGTGCCGTTCACTCACCGTGATAATCGCCTCCGGCTGACGTTGCCGGCCGGCCTCGCCGCCGGGCAGGACGTGACGTTCACCATCGCGTATCGCGGCATTCCCGCGGATGGCCTGCGTCTCATCAACAACATCCACGGCGACCGCACCGCCTTCAGCGAAAACTGGTACAACCGCGCCCGGCAGTGGCTGCCGATGATCGACCACGTGGCCGACAAGGCCACCGGCGAGTTCCTGATCACGACGCGGGCCGACTACCAGGTCATCGCCAACGGCGCCCTGGTCGAAGAACTGGATCTGCCGGGCGGACAGCGCCGTACCCACTGGCGGCAGGACGTGCCGATTTCGTCGTGGCTCTATGCCGTCGGCGTCGCCCGCTTTGCCGTCAGGCATGAGGGCCTCGTCCGCGGAGTGCCGCTCGAGTACTGGGTGTTTCCGCAGGATGCCGAGAAGGGCTTCGCGCTGTTCGAGAAGGACGCGCGCCGCTCGTTCGAGTTCTATGCCGACTGGGTCGGCCCGTTCGCGTACCAGAAGCTCGCGCACGTGGAGGCGGCGGGCATGGGCGGCGGCACCGAACACGCCAGCAGCATCTTCTACGGCGAGAAAGGCATCACCGCCGGCAACGGCCCGGTGGTCCACGAAGTGGCCCACCAGTGGTTCGGCAATGCCGTCACCGAAAACGACTGGAACGACATCTGGCTGAGCGAAGGCTTCGCCACGTACTTCACGCTGCTCTACACCGAACATGCCGAGGGGCGCGATGCCTTCGCCGAGGGCCTGCGCCGCAGCCGTGCCACGGTGCTCAAGCTGGAAGCCAGCCTGCCGAACACGCCGATCGTGCACGTCAACCATGACGACGCGACGCGCGAGCCCACCAACGGGCTCGTCTACCAGAAGGGCGCGTGGATGCTGCACATGCTGCGCGAGCAGGTGGGCACCGAGACGTTCTGGCGCGGCATTCGCGACTACTACCGTCGGTACATGAACACCACGGCGTCGACCGACGACTTCCGGCAAGTCATGGAGCAGACGTCCGGGCAGGACCTGGCGTGGTTCTTCCGGCAATGGCTGAACCGCGCCGGCGTGCCCGAGCTGTCCGGGACGTGGCGCTACGACGCCGCGGCAAGGGAAGTGGTGGTCACCGTGCGGCAGACGCAAGCGGCAGATCCGTACCGCCTGTCCCTTGGCGTCGGCCTGGTGCCGGCGGCCGGCGGGCTCCCGGCCGTACGTCAGATGGCTGTCGACGGCCGCGAAACGACCATGCGCTTTCCCGCCGCCACCGAGCCGGCCGCGGTCCTGCTCGACCCTGCCGTGTCGACGCTCGCCAGTTTCGGCGCGTTCGCAAAAGCGCGGCCGTAG
- a CDS encoding VWA domain-containing protein has protein sequence MKYSFVVTVLLASVTIAAGRQPQFKSGVEVVYLDVTVQAPDGSIVRGLAKDDFLIYDEEVPEEVAVFSAEPAPISVGVLIDTSGSMTGERMAAAIRAADALGRSLQPGDQWSISTFDSTRRTMITWRPYSAGIVNSLRAMPTSGSTELFKAVREMVPYMKETPHRKRAMLLMTDGIDNSIIAASRDGLRDPFEAPGPLEGSARAQTALREGEVLLYALGVNVAGRAGAVHVPSLQRLAEPTGGSVIIASTIREVEAGAQRVAEELRQQYTLGFYPQNSGDGTYRRLRVTTRHPDHRVRTRAGYLAANSK, from the coding sequence ATGAAATACTCCTTCGTTGTTACTGTCCTGCTGGCGTCGGTAACTATCGCCGCCGGCCGCCAGCCGCAATTCAAGTCCGGCGTTGAAGTCGTCTATCTCGATGTCACCGTCCAGGCGCCGGATGGTTCGATCGTTCGCGGCCTCGCGAAAGACGACTTCCTGATTTACGACGAAGAGGTGCCCGAGGAGGTGGCCGTCTTCTCGGCCGAGCCGGCGCCGATTAGTGTTGGTGTCTTGATTGACACCAGCGGCAGCATGACCGGTGAACGCATGGCCGCCGCGATTCGGGCCGCTGACGCGCTCGGGCGCTCGCTGCAGCCCGGCGACCAATGGAGCATCTCCACCTTCGACAGCACCCGGCGCACGATGATCACCTGGCGCCCGTACAGTGCGGGCATCGTCAACTCACTGAGAGCCATGCCGACCTCCGGCAGCACGGAACTATTCAAGGCCGTCAGGGAGATGGTGCCCTACATGAAGGAAACGCCGCATCGGAAGCGCGCGATGCTGCTCATGACGGATGGCATCGACAACTCGATCATCGCCGCCAGCCGCGACGGCCTGCGTGATCCCTTCGAGGCACCCGGCCCGCTCGAAGGTTCCGCCAGGGCGCAGACCGCGCTTCGCGAAGGCGAAGTGCTGCTCTACGCGCTCGGCGTCAACGTGGCGGGGCGAGCCGGCGCCGTGCACGTGCCGTCGCTGCAACGACTCGCCGAACCCACCGGCGGGTCCGTCATTATTGCGTCAACGATTCGCGAGGTGGAAGCGGGGGCGCAGCGGGTGGCCGAAGAACTGCGTCAGCAGTACACCCTGGGGTTCTATCCGCAGAACTCCGGTGACGGAACGTATCGACGCCTGAGGGTCACCACGAGGCATCCGGACCACCGCGTCCGCACGCGCGCCGGATATCTGGCAGCCAATTCGAAGTAA